The following proteins are encoded in a genomic region of Chloracidobacterium sp.:
- a CDS encoding IS256 family transposase, whose product MTIDNELIDNLLKDYKKPEDLIGEDGLLKQLTKRLLERAMAAELTEHVGYEKHEASGRGSGNSRNGTSRKTLKGNFGTVPIEVPRDRAGTFEPQIVGKHQTRFTGFDEKIISLYARGMSTREIQQHIEEIYQVEVSPTLVSTVTDAVIDEVKAWQNRQLDEVYPILYLDALQFKVRDQGHVRNKAVYLAIGVNMDGLKEVLGMWIAQSEGAKFWLSVVTELKNRGVNDIIIACVDGLKGFPEAIETVFPKAEVQLCIVHMVRHSLNYVGWKERKEVARDLKTIYSSATDAEAEQRLDEFADKWDARFPTISRSWRSNWTRIIPFFAYPPEIRRVIYTTNAIESLNMTLRKVTKARGSFPNDEAVQKLLYLALRNITKKWTMPIRDWKAALSRFAIVYEDRLPQS is encoded by the coding sequence ATGACCATAGACAACGAGCTGATTGACAATTTATTGAAGGACTATAAGAAGCCGGAGGATCTGATCGGGGAGGACGGATTGCTGAAGCAGTTGACGAAGCGGCTGCTGGAGCGAGCGATGGCGGCAGAGCTGACCGAGCACGTGGGATACGAAAAGCATGAGGCGTCGGGCAGAGGCAGCGGCAATTCGCGCAACGGGACATCGAGAAAGACGCTGAAAGGCAACTTTGGCACAGTACCGATCGAGGTGCCGCGTGACCGGGCGGGGACGTTCGAGCCGCAGATCGTCGGCAAGCATCAGACGCGATTCACGGGTTTTGACGAGAAGATCATATCGCTTTACGCACGTGGGATGTCGACCCGCGAGATACAGCAGCACATCGAAGAGATCTACCAGGTGGAAGTCTCGCCGACGCTTGTTTCGACAGTCACCGATGCGGTCATTGATGAAGTAAAAGCGTGGCAGAACCGGCAGCTTGACGAGGTCTACCCGATCCTTTACCTGGACGCTCTTCAGTTCAAGGTTCGAGACCAGGGCCACGTTCGAAACAAGGCCGTTTATCTGGCGATCGGTGTCAACATGGACGGATTGAAGGAAGTGCTGGGCATGTGGATAGCTCAGAGTGAGGGGGCAAAGTTCTGGCTTTCGGTCGTCACCGAACTCAAGAACCGCGGCGTTAATGACATCATTATCGCCTGTGTTGACGGGCTCAAAGGCTTTCCCGAAGCGATCGAGACCGTGTTTCCGAAAGCTGAGGTACAGTTGTGCATCGTCCACATGGTACGCCATTCGCTCAATTACGTCGGCTGGAAGGAGCGTAAAGAAGTGGCCCGGGACCTTAAAACGATCTATAGCTCGGCGACTGACGCAGAGGCCGAACAGCGGCTCGACGAATTTGCCGACAAGTGGGATGCCCGCTTTCCGACGATCTCTCGAAGCTGGCGCTCGAACTGGACCCGCATAATCCCATTTTTTGCCTATCCGCCGGAGATCAGACGCGTGATCTATACGACCAACGCCATCGAGTCGCTCAATATGACGCTTCGCAAAGTGACAAAGGCCCGCGGATCATTTCCAAATGACGAGGCCGTGCAAAAACTGCTCTATCTCGCTCTGCGAAATATCACAAAAAAATGGACCATGCCGATCCGCGATTGGA
- a CDS encoding nucleotidyl transferase AbiEii/AbiGii toxin family protein — MAKKEIKDISSSVRARLKTKAQEEGVELQSILMRYGVERFLYRLSVSLHKDNFLLKGAALFSIWFNEPHRPTKDLDLLGYGANDIPILETTFKTICQINVEDGLEFQTETIQGELIREEEVYQGVRLKFIARLGQARIPLQVDIGLSLSSF; from the coding sequence ATGGCAAAAAAAGAAATAAAGGATATTTCTTCGTCCGTAAGGGCGAGATTAAAGACAAAAGCACAGGAGGAAGGAGTCGAACTTCAGTCCATTCTTATGAGGTATGGCGTCGAACGATTTCTTTATCGATTGAGCGTTTCACTCCATAAAGATAATTTTTTGCTTAAAGGAGCGGCTCTTTTTTCTATTTGGTTCAATGAGCCGCACAGGCCGACAAAGGACCTTGATCTTCTGGGATATGGAGCAAATGATATTCCAATATTAGAGACGACATTTAAAACCATATGTCAGATCAACGTCGAAGACGGATTGGAGTTTCAGACGGAAACGATTCAAGGAGAGTTAATTCGCGAGGAAGAAGTTTATCAAGGCGTTCGGCTCAAGTTTATAGCAAGGTTAGGACAGGCGCGGATACCGCTTCAAGTGGATATCGGTTTGAGCCTGTCAAGTTTTTAG
- a CDS encoding type IV toxin-antitoxin system AbiEi family antitoxin domain-containing protein — MSGREKLLEYAKVRKIFRGADVEHQLGLPRTYISRLVKEGLLERVGYGLYALEGYDFSEHQSIVEVVSKIPSAVVCLLSALRFHDLTTQNPFEVWIAVERGTWIPKSNSVPIRAFSFSPKVYAAGVETHNIDGIGVKVYSVAKTIADCFYYQKTVGLDVCIEALRDAWRSRKVTMDDLFHFAEVRNVKGTMMPYLNTLS, encoded by the coding sequence ATGAGCGGTCGCGAAAAACTTCTGGAATATGCAAAAGTGCGAAAGATCTTTCGCGGGGCAGATGTCGAACACCAGCTCGGGCTTCCGCGAACTTATATTTCGCGCCTCGTCAAAGAAGGACTACTTGAACGCGTTGGATACGGACTCTATGCGCTGGAAGGTTATGACTTTAGCGAGCATCAGAGTATCGTTGAAGTCGTTTCTAAAATACCATCTGCCGTTGTGTGTCTGCTTTCAGCACTACGATTCCATGATCTGACGACACAGAACCCTTTCGAAGTATGGATTGCAGTGGAGAGAGGAACTTGGATTCCCAAAAGCAATAGTGTCCCTATTCGTGCTTTCAGTTTTTCTCCAAAAGTATATGCGGCAGGGGTTGAAACTCATAATATTGACGGCATTGGGGTGAAAGTTTATTCCGTGGCCAAAACGATCGCTGACTGTTTTTACTATCAGAAAACAGTTGGTCTTGATGTTTGCATAGAAGCTCTGCGAGATGCATGGCGATCGAGAAAAGTAACGATGGACGATCTTTTCCATTTTGCAGAAGTCAGAAATGTTAAGGGTACGATGATGCCCTATCTGAATACACTTTCGTGA
- a CDS encoding nucleotidyl transferase AbiEii/AbiGii toxin family protein gives MIPRAYITQWANFVPWQTDEQVEQDLVISRALIEIFSDDFLREHLAFRGGTALHKLYLNPQARYSEDIDLVQIKPEPIKETLTHLQKKLEFLGQGSIAQKRDNNTLKFRFESEVPPVQPLRLKVEINCREHFNVLGLKEHPFAVESDWFNGSTNIFTYEIEELLGTKLRALYQRRKGRDLYDLYKAYQKDKLDSEKIVEIYKKYIAFSVDHPPSRKQFIQNLEAKMQDSEFLGDTVALLRPSERYAPKEAYDFIIAELVERI, from the coding sequence TTGATTCCGCGTGCGTATATCACACAATGGGCAAATTTTGTCCCTTGGCAAACAGATGAACAGGTCGAGCAGGACTTGGTGATATCACGTGCGTTGATCGAGATATTTTCTGATGACTTTTTACGCGAACATTTAGCGTTTCGTGGTGGCACGGCCTTACATAAACTCTACCTAAATCCACAGGCTCGATACTCGGAAGATATTGACCTCGTTCAGATCAAGCCTGAACCGATCAAAGAAACACTCACGCACCTTCAAAAGAAATTGGAATTTCTAGGACAAGGATCAATCGCTCAAAAGAGGGATAACAATACGTTGAAATTTCGTTTTGAATCAGAAGTTCCTCCAGTTCAGCCGTTACGATTAAAGGTTGAGATAAACTGTCGCGAACATTTTAACGTACTCGGACTAAAAGAACATCCGTTTGCTGTGGAGTCGGACTGGTTTAATGGAAGCACTAACATTTTTACCTACGAGATCGAAGAACTTCTGGGAACTAAACTCCGGGCTTTGTATCAACGCAGAAAAGGACGCGACCTATACGATCTTTACAAAGCATATCAGAAAGATAAACTTGATTCCGAAAAGATCGTGGAAATTTATAAGAAATACATCGCTTTTTCTGTAGATCATCCGCCATCAAGAAAGCAATTCATTCAAAATCTCGAAGCCAAAATGCAAGACAGCGAATTTCTCGGCGATACCGTTGCTCTGCTCCGACCATCAGAACGGTACGCTCCAAAAGAAGCTTATGATTTTATAATCGCGGAACTTGTAGAAAGAATCTGA
- a CDS encoding IS1595 family transposase yields the protein MKGDHLHKELDTTNGKVYTEIVPNCSRKTLYAILEGKVNKTSTVHTDGFRAYHSLVDLGYKKHYRIDHSKDVFALGTNHINGIESFWGYAKVRLVKFRGMRKSTFYLHLKECEFRFNYRQQNLYSILLNVVKEL from the coding sequence ATGAAGGGAGATCATTTACACAAAGAACTTGACACTACCAACGGCAAAGTCTATACCGAGATTGTTCCTAACTGCTCTCGTAAAACGCTTTACGCTATTTTAGAAGGCAAGGTGAATAAGACTTCGACCGTCCATACAGACGGCTTTCGTGCCTATCATTCGCTGGTCGATCTTGGTTACAAAAAGCATTACCGCATCGACCACAGCAAGGATGTTTTCGCCCTCGGCACCAATCACATCAACGGCATCGAAAGCTTCTGGGGCTATGCGAAAGTCCGTCTCGTGAAGTTCCGCGGTATGCGAAAATCTACCTTCTACTTGCACCTAAAAGAATGTGAGTTTAGATTCAATTACAGACAACAAAATCTTTACTCAATTCTCTTAAATGTTGTCAAAGAACTATGA
- a CDS encoding FixH family protein — protein sequence MRSTFLLSISAILFAALVVTAGCGSTSSNAPAGKTIVSGSAGNNLTATIANTDGVLRKGPQEFTLTFSDAGGKPVDVGSVGFNNYMAPMGSMAAMNNAATLTTTGTPGVYKGKIEVEMAGEWQAQITYEGAAGKGSFSLPIIAK from the coding sequence ATGAGAAGCACATTTTTGCTCAGTATTTCGGCTATCCTTTTTGCTGCTTTGGTTGTTACCGCGGGATGCGGTTCTACTTCGTCCAACGCCCCGGCGGGTAAGACGATAGTGTCCGGCTCCGCGGGCAACAACCTTACCGCAACTATTGCTAACACCGATGGTGTCCTACGGAAAGGACCGCAGGAGTTCACCTTGACGTTCAGCGATGCGGGCGGAAAACCTGTCGATGTCGGCTCGGTAGGCTTTAACAACTACATGGCTCCAATGGGCAGCATGGCGGCGATGAATAACGCAGCGACACTGACGACTACCGGCACGCCGGGCGTTTACAAGGGCAAGATCGAAGTTGAAATGGCCGGCGAATGGCAGGCTCAGATCACGTACGAAGGAGCCGCGGGCAAGGGCTCGTTCTCGCTGCCGATCATCGCTAAGTAA
- a CDS encoding efflux RND transporter permease subunit: MIHKIIEWSLKNRGIVIALYIGVAVAGYWALVHTPIDAIPDLSDNQVIVFTDWTGRSPQEVEDQVTYPLVTNLQGLPGVRTVRANSAFGFSMINVIFEDGVDLYWARTRVLERLNLVSKQLPSGVVPTLGPDATGVGEVFWYTLESDTMNARDLRTVQDWFVRYQLNSVEGVAEVASVGGYVQQYQIDVDPNKLRGVNIPMSAIFESVERSNNNVGGNVLEQSGQWAVIRGIGLIDTVEDVENIVIGSSGGTPIFIKNVADVKIGNAFRTGALDKNGHEAVGGVVIARSGVNALTVIDAVKKKIDSLQAGLPPGVKIVSFYDRTQLIQRATDTLKRSLIEELILVTLAHIIFLAHFRSILIVTIPLPLAVLMSFLFMYFMGISSNLMSLSGIAIAIGVLVDAGIVVTENAMRYIELRKIDTKDKKAVWDVVLESTKLVGRPVFFSMAIIILAFIPVFALIGQEGKLFHPLAFTKTFAMAGATILAVTLVPVLCTFLIRGKVHSENSNIVMRFLRRLYEPVLRFALRHRLVSVGIAVVMFAAALLMTTRIGSEFMPPLNEGDVLFMPVTDPAISIDEAARILSKQDEILASIPEVAWAVGKAGRADTSTDPSPTNMNETIIHLKPESEWRAGYTRESLINEMDEKLRMPGVTNIWTQPIINRIEMLATGIRTQIGIKIFGNDLKELESLSRQVADIVKRVPGAVDVYPEQIGGSPYVDIKIDRAAAARYGIDIGIIQDTIEKGIGETNLSITIEGRRRFPVRVRYAEQYRDTVEALGQIPVEVPGGATVPLAQVAQIRKVTGATMIQSEDGLLRGTVLLNVRGRDVGSFISDAKDAVSGLRLPTGYYIEWSGQYENQQRAKGRLIIVLPIVLIIIFALLYFTYHSVIEAVHVLMAVPFALTGGVYLVWLLGYNFSVAVWVGFIALFGTAVQTAVVMVIYLNEAVHKMQDETGRKLTKAELMQAVIDGALLRLRPKVMTVTTVVAGLLPIMWSTSAGSEVMKPLAAPVLGGMVSSLLHVLVITPVIFFWIRERELTKAKDL, from the coding sequence ATGATCCATAAGATCATCGAGTGGTCGCTCAAGAACCGCGGCATCGTCATTGCGTTATACATTGGCGTCGCCGTTGCGGGATATTGGGCTCTTGTTCACACACCGATCGATGCGATCCCTGATCTCTCAGATAATCAGGTGATCGTTTTCACGGATTGGACGGGCCGCTCGCCGCAGGAGGTCGAAGATCAGGTAACGTATCCGCTGGTTACCAATCTTCAAGGGCTTCCGGGCGTGCGGACTGTCCGCGCGAATTCCGCATTCGGTTTCTCGATGATCAACGTTATTTTCGAGGACGGCGTCGATCTGTATTGGGCTCGAACTCGTGTCCTCGAGCGGCTCAATCTTGTCTCGAAGCAGCTTCCGTCCGGTGTCGTCCCGACGCTCGGCCCTGACGCGACGGGCGTCGGCGAGGTGTTCTGGTACACTCTCGAATCGGACACGATGAACGCCCGTGATCTGCGGACGGTGCAGGATTGGTTCGTCCGTTATCAGTTAAATTCCGTGGAAGGCGTTGCCGAGGTTGCCTCGGTCGGCGGATATGTTCAGCAGTACCAGATCGATGTTGACCCGAACAAACTGCGCGGCGTCAACATACCGATGTCCGCGATCTTTGAGTCAGTTGAGCGGTCGAATAACAATGTCGGCGGCAATGTCCTGGAACAAAGCGGCCAGTGGGCAGTGATCAGGGGCATCGGATTGATCGACACGGTCGAGGATGTCGAGAATATCGTCATCGGCTCGTCAGGCGGTACGCCGATCTTTATAAAGAATGTTGCGGACGTCAAGATCGGCAATGCATTCCGCACCGGAGCACTCGATAAGAATGGCCACGAAGCGGTCGGCGGCGTTGTCATTGCCCGAAGCGGCGTGAATGCACTGACGGTGATCGACGCCGTGAAGAAAAAGATCGATTCGCTGCAGGCCGGATTGCCTCCGGGCGTTAAGATCGTATCGTTCTATGACCGCACGCAGTTGATACAGCGTGCCACCGATACGCTGAAACGCTCGCTTATCGAAGAACTGATCCTGGTAACCCTCGCGCATATCATCTTCCTTGCACATTTTCGGTCGATCCTGATCGTAACGATACCGCTGCCGCTGGCGGTACTTATGTCTTTTCTTTTTATGTATTTCATGGGCATCAGTTCCAACCTGATGTCGCTGTCAGGCATTGCGATCGCTATCGGGGTGCTTGTGGATGCGGGCATCGTTGTTACTGAGAACGCCATGCGGTACATAGAGCTTCGAAAGATCGATACGAAAGACAAAAAGGCTGTTTGGGATGTCGTTCTCGAATCGACAAAGCTCGTCGGGCGTCCGGTCTTCTTTTCGATGGCCATCATCATCCTGGCGTTCATTCCGGTGTTCGCGCTGATCGGCCAGGAAGGCAAACTCTTTCATCCGCTTGCATTTACAAAGACCTTTGCGATGGCCGGAGCGACCATCCTCGCCGTCACGCTGGTGCCGGTGCTCTGCACGTTCTTGATCCGCGGAAAGGTTCACTCGGAGAATTCGAATATCGTGATGCGGTTCCTGCGGCGGCTCTACGAACCTGTGCTGAGGTTCGCCCTAAGGCATCGCCTCGTATCGGTCGGCATAGCCGTCGTGATGTTCGCTGCGGCACTTTTGATGACGACGCGTATCGGCAGCGAATTTATGCCGCCGCTCAATGAGGGCGACGTATTGTTCATGCCCGTTACCGATCCTGCGATCTCGATCGACGAAGCCGCTCGCATTTTGAGCAAACAGGACGAGATCCTCGCTTCGATCCCCGAGGTCGCATGGGCCGTCGGAAAAGCCGGCCGCGCAGACACCTCGACCGATCCTTCGCCGACAAATATGAATGAGACGATCATTCACCTAAAGCCGGAAAGTGAATGGCGGGCGGGCTATACGCGAGAGAGCCTGATAAACGAGATGGATGAAAAGCTGCGAATGCCGGGCGTAACCAATATCTGGACGCAGCCGATCATCAACCGCATCGAAATGCTCGCAACGGGTATTCGAACACAGATCGGCATCAAAATATTCGGCAACGATCTGAAGGAACTTGAGAGCTTGTCGCGGCAGGTCGCGGACATCGTTAAACGCGTGCCGGGAGCGGTTGACGTATATCCTGAGCAGATCGGCGGTTCGCCATACGTTGACATAAAGATCGATCGGGCGGCTGCTGCCCGATACGGTATCGACATCGGTATCATCCAGGACACGATCGAGAAAGGGATCGGCGAAACTAACCTTTCGATCACGATCGAGGGCCGCCGTCGTTTCCCCGTACGTGTTCGCTATGCCGAACAGTATCGCGACACTGTCGAAGCACTCGGGCAGATACCTGTCGAAGTGCCGGGCGGCGCGACCGTTCCGCTTGCTCAGGTAGCTCAGATACGAAAAGTTACCGGTGCGACCATGATCCAAAGCGAGGATGGATTGCTGCGCGGCACGGTGCTGCTTAACGTACGCGGGCGCGATGTCGGCAGCTTTATCAGCGATGCGAAGGATGCAGTGTCCGGACTCCGGCTTCCGACCGGCTATTACATCGAATGGAGCGGTCAGTACGAGAATCAGCAGCGTGCCAAAGGCCGCTTGATAATCGTGCTTCCGATCGTCCTCATCATCATATTCGCGTTGCTGTATTTCACGTATCACTCAGTGATCGAAGCGGTGCACGTATTGATGGCGGTGCCGTTCGCGTTGACCGGCGGCGTTTATCTGGTGTGGCTGCTGGGGTACAACTTTTCGGTTGCGGTGTGGGTCGGTTTTATCGCTCTCTTCGGTACCGCAGTGCAGACCGCGGTGGTGATGGTCATCTACCTGAACGAAGCCGTCCATAAGATGCAGGATGAAACGGGCCGTAAATTGACAAAGGCCGAGCTTATGCAGGCGGTTATCGATGGCGCATTATTGCGGCTCCGGCCAAAGGTGATGACCGTTACAACGGTCGTAGCGGGGCTCCTGCCGATAATGTGGAGCACAAGTGCCGGCTCCGAGGTGATGAAGCCGCTCGCCGCACCGGTGCTCGGCGGCATGGTGTCGAGCTTGCTCCATGTGCTTGTTATCACGCCCGTCATCTTTTTCTGGATCAGAGAGCGTGAGCTTACGAAGGCGAAAGACCTGTGA
- a CDS encoding TolC family protein: protein MNFGFYKLIFAGLVATSFCIAAYGQAPTRASRYLDPVSGSTADQAVGAALDKNDELQAARKEVDAFAALVRQAGLRPNPKVALSGAKQISGMDNNQMAEVMLPLELGGRRAARIAVAEREFEARRFELDDRERLLAADVRLKYGEALAAVKRLDLAERDLAAAKQAYDLIVERVADGKSAPLEQNVMLVEVNRLRSLVETAEGKADVAMFELRSLMGMRPEEPLRLRGSLGYLIQPLPPLDILTDRALSSRPDLSGARALERLASAKIEMAKADGRADMSVKGGYQRMRSGYMLSGYDDHGMLRPIADVMHFFTFGVEIDLPVRDRNQGAVAASEFDRIAAERRVAFGELTIRREVASAAARYNSAARSLSIMQNGVRDQGSSNLAVIWQTYEMGRRSLLEYIAEQRRFLEIENELIDAELETFTATVELLKATNSSELRGK from the coding sequence ATGAATTTCGGATTTTACAAACTGATCTTTGCCGGCTTGGTTGCGACGAGCTTCTGTATTGCTGCGTATGGACAGGCTCCGACGCGTGCGTCGCGGTATCTCGATCCGGTTTCCGGGTCAACGGCAGATCAAGCAGTAGGTGCCGCTCTCGATAAGAATGACGAGCTGCAGGCCGCGCGAAAGGAGGTTGACGCATTTGCTGCGCTCGTCCGGCAAGCAGGGCTTAGGCCGAATCCGAAAGTCGCGTTGAGCGGTGCCAAACAGATCAGCGGAATGGACAATAACCAAATGGCGGAGGTCATGCTGCCGCTCGAACTGGGCGGCCGCCGCGCCGCGCGGATCGCGGTCGCCGAAAGGGAATTCGAGGCTCGCCGGTTTGAGCTCGACGATCGCGAACGCCTTCTCGCAGCGGATGTGCGGCTGAAGTACGGCGAGGCTTTGGCGGCGGTTAAGCGGTTAGATCTCGCCGAGCGGGACCTTGCGGCCGCGAAACAGGCATACGACCTTATCGTCGAGCGTGTTGCGGACGGAAAGAGTGCTCCGCTTGAACAGAACGTAATGCTGGTCGAGGTAAATCGCCTTCGCTCGTTAGTCGAAACGGCCGAGGGTAAAGCAGATGTTGCGATGTTCGAGCTGCGCTCATTGATGGGCATGCGGCCGGAAGAGCCGCTGCGCCTTCGCGGCAGTCTTGGATATCTGATACAGCCTTTGCCGCCGCTCGACATACTTACGGATCGAGCACTGAGCAGCAGGCCTGACCTTAGCGGCGCTCGGGCACTCGAACGCCTCGCTTCGGCAAAGATCGAGATGGCGAAGGCGGACGGCCGAGCCGATATGAGCGTAAAGGGCGGCTATCAGAGAATGCGTTCGGGTTATATGCTCAGCGGCTATGACGATCATGGGATGCTGCGGCCGATCGCGGATGTGATGCATTTTTTCACGTTCGGCGTCGAGATCGACCTGCCGGTGCGCGACCGCAACCAAGGCGCCGTTGCTGCGTCTGAATTTGACCGTATAGCTGCGGAACGCCGCGTTGCATTTGGTGAACTCACTATTCGCCGCGAGGTTGCCTCCGCCGCGGCACGTTACAACAGCGCTGCGCGGTCGTTGTCAATAATGCAGAATGGCGTGCGTGACCAAGGCAGTTCAAACCTTGCGGTTATTTGGCAGACGTACGAGATGGGCCGGCGTAGCCTGCTCGAATATATCGCCGAGCAGCGGCGTTTTCTTGAGATCGAGAATGAGCTTATCGACGCGGAACTCGAAACGTTCACCGCGACCGTGGAACTGCTCAAGGCAACTAACTCATCGGAGCTGAGAGGGAAATGA
- a CDS encoding efflux RND transporter periplasmic adaptor subunit, with protein sequence MKEEETDEMRAEGSSPRDANGSKKLIVIVASVLVAVLFAAFLGIWYMRSGNGGRAVEAPKNVTFGDTTGGASPLSGDETITIRPDQIDRIGLKIETVGEMLSKEAMSVAATGVVQPNAYRETPAIALLGGVVRSVRAELGENVQKGSALAVVFSDEFASAQSRYITLRTDAQAARQNYDRASRLVNISPVSNNELSQSLAALKGAEATLVEARALYERTQKLVAIGAVSREEMEQATTKLRTAEAAQVESKERYGRAVKVAEINPVSRSEFEQAAVRRQAAESDLAAARQRLLLYGLSSAKIDALRSPSQITSELTVAAPVSGTVTSRAVNAGEAVEANKEIVRITDLANVWVIAQVYEKDLPGVREGSGASITSEAFPDRLFRGRVTYIDPNIKPETRTAQVRIELDNPGRQLRIGMYVNAAFGSTGVAERTMPVVASGAVQNLNDAQVVFVATERPNVFLMRRVRLLPEENGRFPVVEGLKVGDRIVTDGSFLLRAEWQKLHPNG encoded by the coding sequence ATGAAGGAAGAAGAAACGGACGAAATGAGAGCAGAAGGATCATCGCCTCGGGATGCGAACGGCTCGAAGAAGCTCATTGTCATCGTTGCCTCCGTATTGGTTGCTGTCTTATTTGCCGCTTTTCTGGGTATTTGGTATATGCGGAGCGGCAACGGGGGCCGAGCGGTCGAGGCGCCGAAGAACGTAACCTTCGGCGACACGACCGGCGGTGCTTCTCCTTTGTCCGGCGACGAAACGATCACGATCCGGCCCGACCAGATAGACCGCATCGGCCTAAAGATCGAAACGGTGGGCGAAATGCTCTCAAAGGAAGCAATGTCGGTCGCGGCGACCGGCGTCGTGCAGCCTAATGCCTATCGAGAGACGCCTGCGATAGCACTTCTCGGCGGTGTCGTCCGCAGCGTACGGGCGGAGCTTGGCGAAAATGTTCAAAAAGGCAGCGCACTTGCCGTAGTTTTTAGCGATGAGTTCGCATCTGCACAATCGCGTTATATTACGCTCCGAACTGATGCACAGGCAGCACGACAAAATTATGATCGGGCAAGCCGGCTTGTCAATATCAGTCCAGTCAGCAATAACGAATTATCGCAGTCGCTTGCGGCATTGAAAGGCGCCGAAGCCACACTCGTCGAGGCCCGTGCCCTTTACGAGCGAACCCAAAAACTCGTCGCGATCGGTGCGGTCAGCCGCGAAGAGATGGAGCAGGCAACAACGAAACTCCGTACCGCAGAGGCTGCGCAGGTCGAATCTAAGGAGCGTTACGGCCGAGCCGTCAAGGTTGCCGAGATCAACCCCGTCAGCCGCAGCGAATTCGAACAGGCTGCGGTAAGGCGCCAAGCTGCCGAATCCGACCTTGCGGCGGCACGCCAGCGTTTGCTGCTCTACGGCCTCTCGAGTGCCAAGATCGACGCGCTTCGTTCGCCTTCGCAGATCACGTCCGAATTGACGGTCGCAGCACCAGTTTCCGGCACCGTTACAAGCCGGGCCGTGAATGCCGGTGAAGCCGTCGAGGCGAACAAAGAGATCGTGCGGATCACTGACCTCGCAAATGTCTGGGTGATCGCACAGGTTTATGAGAAGGACCTGCCGGGGGTGCGTGAGGGAAGCGGGGCGAGCATAACCTCGGAGGCGTTTCCCGACAGGCTGTTTCGCGGCCGCGTTACGTACATCGACCCGAACATCAAACCCGAGACGCGCACCGCTCAGGTACGCATCGAACTTGATAATCCCGGCCGGCAGTTGAGGATCGGGATGTATGTGAACGCGGCCTTCGGCTCGACCGGTGTGGCGGAACGCACGATGCCGGTAGTCGCTTCCGGTGCGGTCCAGAACTTGAATGATGCCCAAGTGGTCTTTGTCGCGACCGAGAGGCCCAATGTTTTTCTGATGCGGCGGGTTCGGCTTCTGCCCGAGGAGAATGGTCGCTTTCCCGTCGTTGAAGGCCTGAAGGTCGGCGACCGCATCGTTACCGACGGCAGCTTCCTCCTCCGCGCCGAATGGCAAAAACTCCACCCGAACGGTTAA
- a CDS encoding transposase yields the protein MTPSAFLRARASLVRSDIRFLSTAPIYIAPGKPWQNGKCESFNGKLRDELLSRRWFSSMWEARIVVEGWRRFYNSERPHSSLGYRTPEEFHREYDRTEWRKQDQGKKDQRQFRESLASCSTFPKPGSVKSLAFHLG from the coding sequence ATGACCCCTTCGGCCTTTTTGCGTGCAAGAGCTTCCTTGGTTCGCTCCGATATAAGATTTCTCTCGACCGCACCGATTTACATCGCTCCGGGCAAGCCATGGCAGAACGGCAAGTGCGAGAGCTTTAACGGCAAGCTGCGCGATGAACTCCTGAGCCGCAGATGGTTCTCGTCAATGTGGGAAGCCCGGATCGTGGTCGAAGGCTGGCGAAGGTTCTACAACAGCGAACGCCCGCATTCGTCTCTCGGCTATCGAACGCCGGAAGAGTTCCACCGCGAATATGACCGAACAGAGTGGCGAAAGCAAGATCAGGGAAAGAAAGATCAGCGACAGTTTAGGGAAAGCCTCGCCTCCTGCTCGACTTTCCCTAAACCCGGAAGCGTTAAATCACTAGCTTTCCATCTGGGGTAA
- a CDS encoding replication-relaxation family protein yields the protein MCGSNVPARLRTNELKPLFLSHTLLVTDIHAALILASRGSEKRLADWREGRELYDSVTYYDAGRKVRLPVCPDAFFGIDRNGDPKTRLSFALEADRGTTTRRTFNDKLNAYWRFLEQNRQMAA from the coding sequence ATCTGCGGCTCGAATGTTCCTGCACGGCTCCGCACCAACGAGCTAAAGCCACTTTTCCTGAGCCACACGTTGCTTGTGACCGACATCCACGCCGCCCTGATCCTCGCCAGCCGAGGTAGCGAAAAGCGGCTAGCCGACTGGCGAGAGGGGAGAGAGCTTTACGATTCCGTGACCTACTACGACGCCGGACGAAAGGTACGGCTTCCGGTTTGTCCCGATGCGTTCTTTGGCATCGACCGGAACGGTGATCCGAAAACCCGATTGTCGTTTGCACTGGAAGCCGACCGAGGCACAACGACCCGACGCACGTTCAACGACAAGTTGAATGCCTATTGGCGTTTCCTTGAGCAGAACCGGCAGATGGCGGCATAG